Part of the Chloroflexota bacterium genome is shown below.
CAGCCAACCGCCGCAACGCCCGGAGCGCCCTGCCATGCCCGACACCAACCATTGGAACGTCGAAACCACCGACCACATCACGACGCTGACGCTGAACCGCGCAAGCGCCAAGAACAGTCTGTTGCCGGAAACGCTTGTTGAACTACGCACTATTACAGCGTGGCTCGCGGCCGACCGCGCCACCTGGGCGGTGGTCGTGCAGGGCGCCGGCGACCATTTTTCGACCGGGGTTGACGTCGGCATCATCGGCCAGATGCCGGGCCAGCCCGAGGCCGAGTACCGTACCAGCCTGCGCACGATGCAGAGCGCCCTCGATGAATTTGAAGCGCTGGAGAAGCCCGTCATCGCCAAGCTGCGCGGCTTCTGCATCGGCGGCGGCCTGCTGCTGGCGCTCTGCTGCGATTTTCGCATCGCGTCGCAGAAGACCTACTTCTCGTTGCCCGAGGTGAAGATTGGTCTGGCGGTCGTCATGGGCACGCAGCGCATTACGCGCGTGATCGGCCCGGCGGCGACGAAGGAACTGGTGCTGCTCGGCGAGCGTTTTGATGCCGACGCGGCGCGCGGGTACGGACTGGTGCATCGCGTCGTACCCCCGGCTGAGTTGGACGGTGCGGTGGCCGCATTTGCCGACAAATTCAAGCGTCTGCCGCCTCGCACAGTCGGCATCGCCAAGCGCATTATCGACCACGGCGCATCCATGTCGCTGCGCACGAGCCAGGACCTGGAGATCGACGCGCAGGCGGAACTGCTGAACAGCGCCGACCTGCGCGAGGCGATCGCCAGCTACACCGGGCACCGCGAGCCGCGCTACAGCGGCGACTGATGCGGCCGCCCGCCTACCGGCTGGGCAGCACATCGTATGTGTACCGCGCCGGGTTGGTCGAGAACGCCAGCCGGCTCGCCAACTGGGTGCGCGACGTGGAGCTTGTCTTGTTCGAGTTGCCTGACGGCAGCGGGAACGTGCCGGATGCCGCGACCGTGGCCCAACTCGCGGAGATTGGCCGCGTACACGATCTGACCTATACGGTTCACCTGCCGCGCGACTTGCGCGCGCCGCCACACCCATCCATTGATGCCGCTCGGCGTATCGTCGCCGCTTGTGAACCGCTCCAACCGCACGCATACGTGTTTCATCTGGACGGCGCCGGCGCCGGAACGCTGGACTGGACGGCGCAGGCTATCGAAGCGGCGCGAGCGCTCGTGGCGATGGTGCCCGGCCCGCGCTGTCTGTCGCTGGAGAATCTGGAAAACTATCTGCCCGAATATTTGCTGCCAATCTTTGATGCGGTGCCGCTGTCGCGCGCACTGGACATCGGGCATCTCTGGAAAGCCGGCCGCGACCCGGCGCCGTTCATAGAGACCTGGCTGGAACATGCGCGCGTCGTGCACCTGCACGGCTTTCAGGGCAGCGACCATCTGCCGTTAGCGGTGATGTCAGCGGCACGACTGGACCCGATTCTGGAGCGCCTGAACAACTGGGACGGCGTGTTGACGCTCGAGGTGTTTGAGGATGATTTTTTCATGAGCTATGCGGCATGGGCGACAGCGATCCAGCGGCTGCACAGCAGAGCGGGCGCGTGAGCGGCATCTGGTCCGATCTGTGCGCGGCGTTCGCGTTCTTGACCGTGCTGCCCGGCATACCGTCGAGCACACGGTCACCCGGCTACGCCTTTGCGTACTTCCCACTCGTGGGACTTGTGATCGGCGCCGCGCTGTGGGTCATCGTGTCGCTGCCGCTGCCGGTCGACGCCC
Proteins encoded:
- a CDS encoding sugar phosphate isomerase/epimerase; translated protein: MRPPAYRLGSTSYVYRAGLVENASRLANWVRDVELVLFELPDGSGNVPDAATVAQLAEIGRVHDLTYTVHLPRDLRAPPHPSIDAARRIVAACEPLQPHAYVFHLDGAGAGTLDWTAQAIEAARALVAMVPGPRCLSLENLENYLPEYLLPIFDAVPLSRALDIGHLWKAGRDPAPFIETWLEHARVVHLHGFQGSDHLPLAVMSAARLDPILERLNNWDGVLTLEVFEDDFFMSYAAWATAIQRLHSRAGA
- a CDS encoding enoyl-CoA hydratase/isomerase family protein, giving the protein MPDTNHWNVETTDHITTLTLNRASAKNSLLPETLVELRTITAWLAADRATWAVVVQGAGDHFSTGVDVGIIGQMPGQPEAEYRTSLRTMQSALDEFEALEKPVIAKLRGFCIGGGLLLALCCDFRIASQKTYFSLPEVKIGLAVVMGTQRITRVIGPAATKELVLLGERFDADAARGYGLVHRVVPPAELDGAVAAFADKFKRLPPRTVGIAKRIIDHGASMSLRTSQDLEIDAQAELLNSADLREAIASYTGHREPRYSGD